GAAGTTCGCCTCTTGCGAGCGCAGGCTTCAGGATATTGGCCGCATCCATCGCACCTTCGCCACCACCGGCACCTACCAGGGTATGGATTTCGTCGATGAAAAGAATGATTTGGCCATCAGATTTAATGACTTCATTAATGACAGATTTCAGGCGCTCTTCAAATTCGCCTTTATATTTTGCACCTGCTATCAGCGCGCCCATATCCAGCGAGTAAAGCGTTTTGTCCATCAGGTTTTCCGGAATATCACCCGACACGATCCTGTGTGCGATTCCTTCTGCGATCGCAGTTTTTCCCACGCCGGGTTCACCGATAAGGATCGGGTTGTTTTTGGTTCTTCGGGAAAGGATCTGCAGTACACGGCGGATCTCTTCATCACGTCCAATGACAGGATCTAGTTTTCCTTCGGCAGCGAGTTCATTGAAATTCTTAGCGTATTTATTGAGGCTTTGATAGGTTTCTTCAGAACTTGCAGAAGTCGCTTTCGATCCTTTTCGAAGTTCCTGAATCGCAGTTTCAAGGCCTTTCTTGGTCACACCCATGTCTTTCAGCATCTTCGAAACTTCCGCGCCGGAATCGAAAAGCGACAGCCAAAGATGCTCGATGGTGACGTATTCATCACCCATTTTTTTGGCGATATTGGGCGCATCTAACAACACTTTATTGGAGGCTTGGGACAGATAGATGTTTCCGCCTTCCACTTTAGGCAGTTTTTCGATATTCGTGCGGTTACGCTCGCGCACGAGACTCATTTCGGCCTCAGACTTTTTGAGCAGGAAGTCTGAAATGTTTTCATCTATCTGAAAAACTCCTTCAAGCAAATGCTGCGGCTCGATGATTTGATGGCCAAACTCCATAGCGATTTGTTGCGCTTTCTGGATGGCTTCCTGAGATTTTACAGTATATTGGTTAAGATTCATATTATATTTTTTAGTGTGATAGTGTTTATTTTCCGTGTGTTACACAAAAATTATTCTTTAGCAGTAGAATTGATATTTTTAAGACAAAATTTCTGACAATACAGCTAAAACACTGATTTATAAGTCATTTTTTCCGATTTCTAAAAGAATTATTTACAGATGAAGCGCCTGTTTGTCTTTCTTAAATTTAATTTATATTTGTTGAATACACTTTTTTAAGGAGTCTTTATTATATTATGCATCATTTTCATTTGTTAAAAACAGTAAAAGTTAAGAAGGAAACTAATGATTCCGTACATATCGCTTTTGAGATCCCAGCTGATTTGCGCCATGCGTTTACCTTTAAACAAGGCCAATACCTGAACGTAAGACTAATGCTGAACGGCGAAGACCTGCGCCGGTCTTATTCGATCGTCAATGCGCCAAGCGAAGGAAATACCCAACTGGAAATCTTGGTAAAACACTTGCCAGAGGGCAAAGTATCTACCTTTTTTAACGAAGTGCTTAAAGAAGGAGATTCGGTAGAAGTACAGGCACCCATGGGCCACTTTTACACCCACCACCATCCCTCCAATGAGAAGACATATGTAGGGCTGGCGGCCGGCAGCGGCATTTCACCTGTACTTTCAAACCTGAAAGAAGCTCTTCTGCAAGAACCAAAAAGCATTGCCTACCTGTTCTTCAGCAACAAAACAGTGCACGACATTATCTTCCGTAAAGAAATTGACGCGCTGGCTGAGAAATTCGCGGGCAGACTGCATATTATTTACCTCCTTTCACGAGAAAAACATACTGATGACGTACTTTTTGAAGGCCGCATCTGTGCGGATAAACTTCATCAACTTCTTAGCAGATATACCGAAATACCGGTGCAACAGGCCACGTATTTCATTTGTGGTCCTTCGGAAATGATAAAAGATGTTTCAGGCTATTTTAAAAACACCTGCAAAGTACCTTCGTTACAGATTATGTACGAATACTACGCGGCACCCGATGATGATGAAAACGCCGAAATGAGCGACGAATTCAAGGCGATCCCTAACATTGAAAGCATGGTAACGCTGATTATTGATGACGATGAGTATTCCTTTCACCTCAACTCCAAAAAGAAAAGCATTCTGGATCAGGCATTGCACGACAAGCTACCGGTGCCGTTTGCCTGCAAAGGCGGGGTTTGCTGCACCTGCAAAGCCCAGGTAATGGAGGGCGAAGTATTTATGGAAAAAAATTTCGCGCTTACCGAAGAAGAAGTGGCGCGTGGTTTTGTACTCACCTGCCAATGTCATCCCACTACTAATGTAGTAATGCTGAATTATGATGTTTAATACATAAGGGAAGCCCTAACTATTTTTTAAGAAAAAGTTTTCTGGCAAAATTTATAGCATCCGGCAACGTTTTATTTAAAATCACAAGAAATGAATCACGAAAAATTTATAGAATACGTACAGGCTGACCATAAAGTCGAACCAAAAGATGTAATGCCAGAAGATTACCGCAAACTCCTGGTAAGACAAATCTCGCAGCACGCCCATTCTGAAGTGGTAGGCATGCTTCCCGAAGCCAACTGGATTACCCGTGCGCCCTCGCTGCGCCGCAAAATGGCGCTGATGGCAAAAATTCAGGATGAAGCCGGCCACGGACTTTATCTTTACGCCGCCACCGAAACCTTAAATAATGGTGAAATTGCCGCCGACCGAGATTCCACTTATAATGATATGCTCTCCGGGAAAGCCAAATACTCCAGTATCTTTAACTATCCAGCGCTCTCATGGGCCGACATTGGCGCCATTGGCTGGCTTGTGGACGGTGCTGCCATCATGAATCAGGTAATGCTGATGGGAAATTCCTACGGACCATATTCACGCGCAATGGTAAGAATTTGCAAAGAAGAATCCTTCCACCAGCGACAGGGCTACGAAATCCTTATGACGCTTTGTCGCGGAACAAAAGAACAGAAAGAACTTGCCCAGGAAGCACTGAACCGTTTCTGGTGGCCAGCCTTAATGATGTTTGGTCCAAATGATGACGCCTCACCAAACTCGCAAAAATCAATGAATTACCGCGTAAAACGCGAAAGCAATGATGCTTTAAGACAAAGATTCATTGATGTGACTGTGCCACAGGCAGAGTTTCTTGGCCTTACAATCCCAGACGATAAACTCAGATGGAATGAAGAAACGCAACACTATGAATTTGGCGAACTGCCTTGGGATGAATTTGCTGAAGTATTGAAAGGAAACGGGCCTTGCAATAAAAAGCGCCTCGAAACCAAACGAAAGGCCCAACGCGAACATGCCTGGGTAAAAGAAGCCGCGATAGCCTACGCGAAAAAAGCAAACCTAACCGAAACCGCCACGAATTAATATGATTTGGCAAGGCCGTCATGATGGCGATGATCCGCTGTATCACAGATTATTCCAGAGGGTTTCTTTGGAAACCGATTACGAGGCTATCTTACCGAAAGATTTCGTCTTACATGGTTTTGCGGTGGATGAAGGGGTACAGCGCAACAAAGGCCGTGTTGGCGCGAAACACGCACCCGACGTACTCCGCAGAAATCTTTCAAATTTCCCAGTGGTAAGCCCGGATTTTGTTCTGAGAGATTTCGGGGACATTAGTGACAAGAAGGGATTAGAGCCAACCCAACGCGATTTTGCAGACAAAGTAACCAAGGTAATACAACAGAAAGGAAAGTCCCTGGTGCTTGGTGGCGGCCATGAGGTGACTTTCGCACATTATTCAGGGATTAGAAATGCTTGCCCTGGCCAAAACATTGCCATCATTAATATAGATGCCCATTTCGACAACCGGGAAATCGATCCGCACGTGGGGTCAACCTCCGGAACCGGTTTCTGGCAAATCGCCCAGCAAGGCAATATCAATTCGTTACATATAGGGATACAAAGAAACTCAAACACGCTGAAACTTTTCGATACCGCTCATGAATTTGGCATGAAGTACATTCTTGCCGACGAGATTTTTTTCGAAAACTTACCCTCTGTCTATCAAAAAATTGATGAAACCATCGCCTCTGCTGACGTACTCTACCTTACGATCTGTATGGATGTATTTAACGCAGCCATTGCGCCGGGCGTTTCCGCTCCTTCCTATAACGGTATTTTAGCAGACGCCGCATTCATGCATCTTTACCGACATATTTTAAAATCCCAAAAACTTATAGCGCTGGATGTTGCAGAGGTAAATCCGTCCTTGGACATCCAAGAGCGTACTGCAAGACTGGCCGCTAGCTTGGTAAACGAATGGTTTATGGTGTAAAAACATTTTTTGTTGTAGCATAAGGATGATAAAATTCTGCTAAAATTACAGTTAAAGCCACTTAAAGGAACATTTCTTGATGCCGAAAAAAAGTTATCCCCAAGAGGCTTCAGGCTCAGGCAATTCGGGCAGAGGGCGAAGTTTATTAAAGTTTTAATAATTTTAAAATATTTCTATTGATAAAGAATTTTATATATTTGCACCTATTAACAACTAATTAAAAATAAATTACTATGTCAGACATTGCATCAAGAGTAAAAGCTATTATTGCTGATAAACTAGACGTTGAGGAAACAGAAGTAACTCCAGAAGCTAGCTTCACCAACGATTTAGGAGCAGATTCTTTAGATACTGTAGAATTAATTATGGAATTCGAGAAAGAATTCAACATCCAGATCCCAGATGACCAAGCTGAGAAAATTACTACAGTAGGACACGCCATTACTTATATTGAAGAAGTAGTAAACAAATAATAGCACATACAAATTAAAATTTATGGAATTAAAAAGAGTAGTTGTTACCGGTTTCGGAGCTGTTACGCCAATTGGAAATAATGCCAAAGATTACTGGGAAAACCTTGTAAAAGGTGTGAGCGGTGCCGCTCCAATTACTCTTTTTGATGCCTCTAATTTT
This DNA window, taken from Chryseobacterium sp. 6424, encodes the following:
- the hutG gene encoding formimidoylglutamase, translated to MNMIWQGRHDGDDPLYHRLFQRVSLETDYEAILPKDFVLHGFAVDEGVQRNKGRVGAKHAPDVLRRNLSNFPVVSPDFVLRDFGDISDKKGLEPTQRDFADKVTKVIQQKGKSLVLGGGHEVTFAHYSGIRNACPGQNIAIINIDAHFDNREIDPHVGSTSGTGFWQIAQQGNINSLHIGIQRNSNTLKLFDTAHEFGMKYILADEIFFENLPSVYQKIDETIASADVLYLTICMDVFNAAIAPGVSAPSYNGILADAAFMHLYRHILKSQKLIALDVAEVNPSLDIQERTARLAASLVNEWFMV
- the paaA gene encoding 1,2-phenylacetyl-CoA epoxidase subunit PaaA; the protein is MNHEKFIEYVQADHKVEPKDVMPEDYRKLLVRQISQHAHSEVVGMLPEANWITRAPSLRRKMALMAKIQDEAGHGLYLYAATETLNNGEIAADRDSTYNDMLSGKAKYSSIFNYPALSWADIGAIGWLVDGAAIMNQVMLMGNSYGPYSRAMVRICKEESFHQRQGYEILMTLCRGTKEQKELAQEALNRFWWPALMMFGPNDDASPNSQKSMNYRVKRESNDALRQRFIDVTVPQAEFLGLTIPDDKLRWNEETQHYEFGELPWDEFAEVLKGNGPCNKKRLETKRKAQREHAWVKEAAIAYAKKANLTETATN
- a CDS encoding FAD-binding oxidoreductase; the protein is MHHFHLLKTVKVKKETNDSVHIAFEIPADLRHAFTFKQGQYLNVRLMLNGEDLRRSYSIVNAPSEGNTQLEILVKHLPEGKVSTFFNEVLKEGDSVEVQAPMGHFYTHHHPSNEKTYVGLAAGSGISPVLSNLKEALLQEPKSIAYLFFSNKTVHDIIFRKEIDALAEKFAGRLHIIYLLSREKHTDDVLFEGRICADKLHQLLSRYTEIPVQQATYFICGPSEMIKDVSGYFKNTCKVPSLQIMYEYYAAPDDDENAEMSDEFKAIPNIESMVTLIIDDDEYSFHLNSKKKSILDQALHDKLPVPFACKGGVCCTCKAQVMEGEVFMEKNFALTEEEVARGFVLTCQCHPTTNVVMLNYDV
- a CDS encoding acyl carrier protein; its protein translation is MSDIASRVKAIIADKLDVEETEVTPEASFTNDLGADSLDTVELIMEFEKEFNIQIPDDQAEKITTVGHAITYIEEVVNK